A genomic window from Mesosutterella faecium includes:
- a CDS encoding YmfQ family protein, translating into MELTTQEEYSRMLKQLLPPGPAWPRGDATSLMGMMIEVWAEEFSRVDSRVRTLMREADPRFAVETFENWLDDWGLPDDCIRAWSSANQTTLRTLLMYKIKNIGRQDRSYFVELAEMFGYRIVIDEFRQHSVQSTSMDAVCGENWRHIWRVDVMTGAGSVMGYHNMLGPVNEALAWWGDRLIECLIKRYKPAHTDLYFGYYSFEGDNA; encoded by the coding sequence ATGGAACTGACGACGCAGGAAGAGTACTCCCGGATGCTGAAGCAGTTGCTTCCTCCTGGTCCAGCCTGGCCGAGGGGCGACGCCACATCCCTCATGGGCATGATGATCGAGGTTTGGGCCGAGGAGTTCAGCCGCGTTGATTCCCGAGTGCGGACGCTGATGCGAGAAGCCGACCCTCGCTTCGCGGTGGAGACGTTTGAGAACTGGCTGGACGACTGGGGATTGCCTGACGACTGCATTCGAGCCTGGTCCAGTGCCAATCAGACGACGCTGCGCACACTGCTCATGTACAAGATCAAGAACATCGGCAGGCAGGATCGGTCCTACTTTGTCGAGCTTGCAGAGATGTTCGGATACCGAATCGTCATCGATGAGTTCCGCCAGCACTCCGTGCAGTCAACCTCAATGGACGCTGTCTGCGGGGAGAACTGGCGGCACATCTGGCGGGTCGACGTAATGACAGGGGCCGGGTCGGTTATGGGGTACCACAACATGCTGGGGCCGGTGAACGAGGCGCTCGCCTGGTGGGGCGACCGACTTATTGAGTGCCTGATCAAGCGGTACAAGCCAGCTCATACCGACTTGTATTTCGGCTACTACAGCTTTGAAGGAGACAACGCGTAA
- a CDS encoding phage tail protein, which translates to MDRIFLSGAVQNEPNIPDDVDPGYPTDGSSGGGIASTVPGAIWYNAVMMELINAIKGGGVTPDRHDNAQLDAAIKAQIKTVNQALSDAVAQIQAKVAQVEIVPAGAIMFFPTSSSPNANWLICNGQAVSRSAYAGLFSAIGTKYGSGNGSTTFNLPYLIDKTVWGGQSNVGEQRSAGLPNITGTFLNWTRGNASADGSFYASDVTSRGLKGGSGGDEGRYHFDASRSNGIYGRSGTVQPPALVLLPCIHI; encoded by the coding sequence ATGGACAGGATCTTTCTTTCCGGCGCCGTGCAGAACGAGCCCAACATTCCCGATGACGTCGACCCAGGGTATCCGACAGACGGTTCGTCCGGCGGCGGCATAGCGTCAACCGTTCCCGGGGCCATCTGGTACAACGCGGTCATGATGGAGCTGATCAACGCGATCAAAGGCGGTGGCGTTACCCCCGACAGGCATGACAATGCCCAGCTCGACGCGGCCATCAAGGCCCAGATCAAGACCGTGAATCAGGCTCTGTCAGACGCAGTGGCCCAGATTCAGGCCAAGGTGGCTCAGGTGGAAATCGTACCGGCAGGAGCCATTATGTTCTTTCCGACTTCTTCTTCTCCGAACGCGAACTGGCTGATTTGCAACGGCCAGGCGGTGAGCCGCTCGGCCTATGCGGGCCTGTTCTCCGCGATTGGGACCAAATATGGCTCGGGCAACGGGAGCACGACATTCAATTTGCCGTATCTGATCGACAAGACGGTGTGGGGCGGGCAGAGCAACGTTGGCGAGCAGAGAAGCGCCGGCCTTCCGAACATTACCGGCACCTTCCTGAACTGGACTCGTGGGAACGCCTCGGCAGACGGTTCTTTCTACGCGTCAGATGTCACAAGCCGTGGTCTGAAGGGCGGATCCGGCGGTGATGAGGGGCGGTATCACTTCGACGCCTCTCGCTCCAACGGGATTTATGGACGGTCAGGCACAGTGCAGCCTCCGGCTCTTGTTTTGCTCCCGTGCATTCATATTTAA
- a CDS encoding radical SAM/SPASM domain-containing protein translates to MKLRLNVRERDGSRHGWEYDNVTNELWREGELLDLSKDGRLSQYMSGQTHRGQVFSDSKSKDLYDLRIQLGLRCNMHCRYCAQSDRALEKVCWGPKDVPAFIAKLKAGNVNVTGVIELWGGEPFVYWKTIKNLVPQLREMYPNVRFAMITNGTLLTEDKISFCEKYRIDLTFSHDGQGYQLRGADPLDDPKMVDLWRLAFSKLRCNINCVLSPANTDIEQIIEHIHSRLGAVPINFEGIMTHVGVTDKELMFSDKQLLTLQKNIFTAMTSGPWAKFPALEQQCRSLIQMLVNRKRLNPRAVKCCMHSPDNAAVNLNGDVLSCHDHCTPDKFVGRIEDLEGVDISRCFKPWSERPECRRCLVLSMCRGACPQIEGLARTLTCKNEFAYKFAIFQSVFWLLFGLTLESYAPAEG, encoded by the coding sequence ATGAAACTGCGTCTTAATGTTAGGGAGCGAGATGGATCGCGCCACGGGTGGGAATACGACAACGTGACGAACGAGCTGTGGCGAGAGGGCGAACTTCTTGATCTGTCGAAAGATGGGCGCTTATCACAGTATATGAGCGGCCAGACTCATAGAGGACAGGTTTTCTCCGACAGCAAGAGCAAGGATCTCTACGATCTGAGAATACAGTTAGGTCTCCGCTGCAACATGCATTGCCGTTATTGCGCGCAGTCGGATCGAGCTTTAGAGAAGGTGTGCTGGGGGCCCAAGGACGTACCCGCGTTCATCGCAAAACTCAAGGCCGGCAACGTCAATGTGACTGGCGTCATCGAACTCTGGGGTGGAGAGCCTTTTGTTTATTGGAAGACTATTAAAAATCTTGTCCCTCAGTTGCGCGAAATGTATCCCAACGTCCGGTTTGCCATGATCACAAATGGGACGCTTCTAACTGAAGACAAGATTTCATTCTGCGAGAAATATCGTATTGATCTTACATTTAGCCATGATGGACAGGGCTATCAGCTCCGCGGTGCGGATCCCCTGGACGATCCAAAAATGGTTGATCTGTGGAGGCTTGCGTTCTCAAAACTTCGCTGCAACATCAATTGCGTTCTATCCCCGGCAAATACAGATATAGAGCAGATCATTGAACACATTCATTCCCGACTCGGGGCTGTGCCTATCAACTTCGAAGGCATCATGACCCATGTAGGAGTGACAGATAAAGAATTGATGTTCTCAGACAAGCAGTTGCTCACGCTCCAAAAAAACATTTTTACAGCAATGACATCCGGACCGTGGGCTAAATTTCCGGCGCTGGAGCAGCAGTGCCGCAGCCTTATCCAGATGCTAGTGAATCGAAAGAGACTGAACCCGAGAGCAGTTAAGTGCTGCATGCATTCTCCTGATAATGCTGCAGTTAATCTCAACGGGGATGTACTTTCTTGCCACGATCATTGCACACCGGACAAGTTTGTCGGGAGGATAGAGGACCTGGAGGGCGTGGATATCTCTCGCTGTTTTAAACCATGGAGCGAGAGGCCGGAGTGCCGCAGATGCCTTGTGCTGTCCATGTGCCGCGGCGCATGCCCGCAGATCGAAGGGCTGGCGCGCACGCTCACCTGTAAGAATGAGTTCGCGTACAAGTTCGCAATCTTCCAGTCTGTGTTCTGGCTGCTGTTTGGCCTGACGCTCGAATCGTATGCGCCGGCGGAGGGCTGA
- a CDS encoding lysozyme has product MNRYQIAAMTVSAATLVGIAGYEGYSSVAYVPVKGDAPTIGWGTTTGVKKGDTIEPTQALQRLYRDTETAKAGISNCIKVPISQGELDAYLSLSYNIGAGAFCKSTLVKRLNRGDYAGACSEIKRWCYFKGKKLPGLVERREKEYRTCLRGQP; this is encoded by the coding sequence ATGAATCGCTATCAAATAGCAGCCATGACCGTATCAGCCGCCACGTTGGTAGGGATCGCCGGGTACGAAGGCTACTCCTCGGTGGCTTATGTTCCGGTAAAGGGCGATGCCCCGACTATCGGATGGGGTACGACAACGGGAGTGAAGAAAGGCGACACTATCGAGCCGACGCAGGCGCTCCAGAGACTGTACCGGGATACCGAGACGGCGAAGGCCGGAATAAGTAACTGCATCAAAGTCCCGATAAGCCAAGGGGAACTAGATGCGTATCTGTCGCTTTCTTACAACATCGGGGCCGGGGCGTTTTGCAAGTCGACGCTTGTGAAGAGGCTGAACCGCGGCGATTACGCCGGAGCGTGCTCGGAGATTAAGCGCTGGTGCTACTTCAAGGGAAAAAAGTTACCCGGTTTAGTCGAGAGAAGAGAGAAGGAATACCGGACGTGCTTGAGGGGGCAGCCATGA
- a CDS encoding DUF2514 family protein produces the protein MTKLTLLKILAFIAYIVTLFAAGYQYGHQKTAAAYEAQIAKDRAAQAEAAQKLETEYREKENENAKRVATALAARDKALADAGAVRADAVRLRQSTKDLSTQLSRAAASHAAAGDSSSERLGKCEDLLAESAALLGESVDLAAEGAGLSTKIAADKDTILKAVH, from the coding sequence ATGACAAAACTAACGCTACTGAAAATTCTTGCCTTCATTGCATACATAGTTACGCTCTTCGCCGCCGGCTACCAGTACGGGCACCAGAAGACAGCTGCGGCCTACGAGGCACAGATAGCGAAAGACAGGGCCGCACAGGCTGAAGCGGCCCAGAAACTCGAAACCGAATACAGGGAGAAAGAAAATGAAAATGCAAAGAGGGTCGCTACGGCTCTGGCTGCGCGAGACAAGGCTCTGGCTGATGCTGGCGCTGTGCGGGCTGACGCTGTTCGGCTGCGCCAGTCAACCAAAGACCTCAGTACTCAACTGTCCCGAGCCGCCGCAAGCCACGCCGCTGCCGGAGACAGTAGCAGCGAGCGACTCGGGAAATGCGAAGACCTTCTCGCAGAAAGTGCAGCGCTTCTCGGAGAAAGTGTCGACCTGGCAGCGGAAGGTGCAGGACTATCTACAAAAATAGCAGCGGATAAAGATACGATTCTGAAAGCTGTTCATTAA